A DNA window from Amycolatopsis sp. DSM 110486 contains the following coding sequences:
- the hypB gene encoding hydrogenase nickel incorporation protein HypB: MCATCGCSDDAAVHSHADDHSHAEGSHTVLLEQDVLAKNDHLAGHNRSRLAELGVFAVNLMSSPGAGKTTLLEQTVHALGASVPLAVVEGDQETLLDADRIKASGAPVVQINTGAGCHLDATMLSRALDTLAPARGSVLFVENVGNLVCPALFDLGEAARVVIMSVTEGPGKPLKYPHMFASTDLVLLNKIDLLPYVSFSVPEFLHDLRHVNPDARVVEISATRGDGLDEWYGWLRQRPGRG, encoded by the coding sequence GTGTGTGCGACGTGTGGTTGTTCGGATGACGCGGCGGTCCATTCCCACGCCGATGATCATTCGCACGCGGAGGGTTCTCACACGGTGCTGCTGGAGCAGGACGTGCTGGCCAAGAACGACCACCTGGCCGGGCACAACCGCTCACGGCTTGCCGAGCTGGGGGTCTTCGCGGTCAACCTGATGAGTTCCCCTGGTGCGGGCAAGACGACGTTGCTGGAACAGACCGTGCACGCTTTGGGTGCGTCAGTGCCGCTCGCGGTGGTCGAAGGTGACCAGGAGACACTGCTGGACGCCGACCGGATCAAGGCTTCGGGCGCGCCGGTCGTGCAGATCAACACCGGCGCCGGCTGTCACCTCGACGCGACGATGCTCTCGCGCGCGCTCGACACGTTGGCGCCGGCGCGGGGTTCGGTGCTGTTCGTGGAGAACGTCGGGAACCTCGTGTGCCCCGCGTTGTTCGACCTCGGCGAGGCGGCGCGCGTGGTGATCATGTCCGTGACCGAGGGGCCGGGGAAACCGCTGAAGTACCCGCACATGTTCGCATCGACGGATCTGGTGCTGCTCAACAAGATCGACCTGCTGCCGTATGTGTCGTTCTCGGTGCCGGAGTTCCTGCACGACCTGCGGCACGTCAACCCGGACGCGCGCGTGGTGGAGATCAGCGCGACCCGGGGTGACGGCCTGGACGAGTGGTACGGCTGGCTGCGACAGCGACCTGGCCGAGGCTGA
- the hypA gene encoding hydrogenase maturation nickel metallochaperone HypA: protein MHEMSITQSVVDAIVSRLGSQAVRSVRLEIGRLSGVVPDSVRFCFDVVCEGTSLQGAELEIDEPPGRAACRDCGAEFGIDDPILLCACGSANVEVLAGRQLRIKSVEVV, encoded by the coding sequence GTGCACGAGATGTCGATCACGCAGAGCGTCGTGGACGCGATCGTCTCGCGGCTGGGGTCTCAGGCCGTGCGCAGTGTGCGGCTGGAGATCGGGCGGCTGTCCGGCGTGGTGCCGGACAGCGTGCGGTTCTGCTTCGACGTGGTGTGCGAGGGGACGTCGTTGCAGGGCGCGGAGTTGGAGATCGACGAGCCACCCGGGCGGGCCGCGTGCCGGGACTGCGGGGCGGAGTTCGGGATCGACGACCCGATCCTGCTGTGCGCGTGCGGCAGCGCGAACGTCGAGGTGCTGGCGGGACGGCAGCTTCGCATCAAGTCCGTGGAGGTGGTTTGA
- the hypE gene encoding hydrogenase expression/formation protein HypE, with translation MTTTEREQQVLDRIERARRRRAKVREERITLSHGSGGKATHTLIEAVFLDAFRNPLLEPLEDAAALAIGGAQLALTTDSFVVSPLFFPGGDIGDLAVNGTVNDLAVSGSRPLYLTAGFILEEGFPVEDLLKIVDSMKAAALAADVQIVTGDTKVVQRGKGDGVYINTAGIGVSIRSGLGVSSVRPGDAVLVSGPIGDHGVTIMLARGELDIDADIESDTAPVHGLVAGLLAAVPGVRAMRDATRGGVATILNEVAKAAEVAVIVDENAVPVRDEVRGASELLGIDPLYVACEGRIVTFVDGAQVDAALAALRSHPLGAEAAVIGRVADDPPGLVLLNTAFGGTRIVDMLVGDPLPRIC, from the coding sequence ATGACCACCACGGAACGCGAGCAGCAGGTGCTCGATCGCATCGAACGCGCCCGGCGGCGGCGCGCGAAGGTGCGCGAGGAGCGCATCACGCTGTCCCACGGCTCGGGCGGCAAGGCGACGCACACGCTGATCGAGGCGGTGTTCCTCGACGCGTTCCGCAACCCGCTGCTGGAGCCGCTGGAGGACGCGGCCGCGCTCGCCATCGGCGGGGCGCAGCTGGCGCTGACCACGGACTCGTTCGTGGTGTCGCCGCTGTTCTTCCCCGGCGGCGACATCGGCGACCTGGCCGTGAACGGCACGGTCAACGACCTCGCTGTGTCCGGCTCGCGGCCGCTCTACCTCACGGCCGGGTTCATCCTCGAGGAAGGCTTCCCCGTCGAGGACCTGCTGAAGATCGTCGACTCGATGAAGGCGGCGGCGCTCGCGGCCGACGTGCAGATCGTCACCGGGGACACGAAGGTCGTGCAGCGCGGCAAGGGCGACGGCGTGTACATCAACACCGCCGGCATCGGCGTCTCGATCCGTTCGGGGCTGGGGGTTTCCTCGGTTCGACCGGGCGACGCGGTGCTGGTGTCGGGGCCGATCGGGGACCACGGCGTCACGATCATGCTGGCCCGTGGCGAGCTGGACATCGACGCCGACATCGAGTCCGACACCGCGCCCGTGCACGGGCTGGTGGCGGGGCTGCTCGCGGCGGTGCCCGGCGTGCGCGCGATGCGCGACGCGACCCGCGGCGGCGTGGCGACGATCCTCAACGAGGTCGCCAAGGCCGCCGAGGTCGCGGTGATCGTCGACGAGAACGCGGTGCCCGTGCGCGACGAGGTGCGCGGTGCGTCGGAGCTGCTGGGCATCGACCCGCTGTACGTGGCGTGCGAGGGCCGGATCGTGACGTTCGTCGACGGCGCCCAGGTCGACGCCGCGCTGGCCGCGCTGCGTTCGCACCCGCTCGGCGCGGAGGCGGCGGTGATCGGCCGCGTGGCCGACGATCCGCCGGGCCTGGTGCTGCTGAACACCGCGTTCGGCGGCACACGGATCGTGGACATGCTGGTGGGCGACCCGCTGCCGAGGATCTGCTAG
- the hypD gene encoding hydrogenase formation protein HypD, with protein MRFVDEFRDADKARALSAKITALCEPGRHYKFMEVCGGHTHTIYKHGLEDYLPESVELVHGPGCPVCVIPMGRIDDAISIARRPGVLMTSFGDMMRVPGSGGNFFDSNAEGTNIRMVYSPLDSLKIARQNPDLQVVFMAIGFETTTPSTAMTLLRAADEGLPNFSVFANHVTIVPAIKAILDSPDLRLDGFLGPGHVSTVIGCRPYEFISRDYGKPVVVAGFEPLDILQSIYMLMVQLSEDRAEVENQYSRVVPWDGNLVALKVINEVMELRPYFEWRGLGFISHSAMRVREKYAAFDAERLFDVPGVRVADPKACQCGEVLKGVLKPWECKVFGTACTPETPIGTCMVSPEGACAAYYNFGRFSRKRVREASHA; from the coding sequence ATGCGGTTCGTCGACGAGTTCCGCGACGCGGACAAGGCGCGGGCGCTGTCCGCCAAGATCACCGCGCTGTGCGAGCCCGGCAGGCACTACAAGTTCATGGAGGTGTGCGGGGGCCACACGCACACGATCTACAAGCACGGCCTCGAGGACTACCTGCCCGAGAGCGTCGAGCTCGTGCACGGCCCGGGCTGCCCGGTGTGCGTGATCCCGATGGGCCGCATCGACGACGCGATCAGCATCGCGCGCCGGCCCGGGGTGCTGATGACCTCGTTCGGCGACATGATGCGCGTGCCGGGCTCGGGCGGGAACTTCTTCGACTCCAACGCCGAGGGCACCAACATCAGGATGGTGTACTCGCCGCTCGACTCGCTGAAGATCGCCCGGCAGAACCCCGACCTGCAGGTGGTCTTCATGGCCATCGGGTTCGAGACGACCACGCCGTCGACCGCGATGACGCTGCTGCGTGCGGCCGACGAGGGCCTCCCGAACTTCTCGGTGTTCGCCAACCACGTGACGATCGTGCCGGCCATCAAAGCCATCCTCGACTCGCCCGACCTGCGGCTCGACGGGTTCCTCGGCCCGGGCCACGTCTCGACGGTGATCGGCTGCCGGCCGTACGAGTTCATCTCGCGCGACTACGGCAAGCCCGTGGTGGTGGCCGGGTTCGAGCCGCTGGACATCCTGCAGTCGATCTATATGTTGATGGTGCAGCTGTCCGAAGACCGCGCCGAGGTGGAGAACCAGTACTCACGCGTGGTGCCGTGGGACGGCAACCTCGTGGCGCTCAAGGTGATCAACGAGGTGATGGAGCTGCGGCCGTACTTCGAGTGGCGCGGCCTCGGGTTCATCTCGCACTCGGCGATGCGCGTGCGCGAGAAGTACGCGGCGTTCGACGCCGAGCGCCTCTTCGACGTGCCGGGCGTACGAGTGGCGGATCCCAAGGCGTGCCAGTGCGGTGAGGTGCTCAAGGGCGTGCTGAAGCCGTGGGAGTGCAAGGTGTTCGGCACGGCGTGCACACCGGAGACGCCGATCGGCACCTGCATGGTCTCGCCCGAAGGCGCGTGCGCGGCGTACTACAACTTCGGCCGGTTCAGCCGCAAGCGCGTGCGGGAGGCGAGCCACGCATGA
- a CDS encoding HypC/HybG/HupF family hydrogenase formation chaperone, producing the protein MCLGIPGEIIEISEERPDLAKVSVCGVKRAINIGLLADDPPEPGEWILIHVGFALSKIDEEEAAAALEFLESIGKAYEDEMAALLESRID; encoded by the coding sequence GTGTGCCTCGGCATTCCGGGCGAGATCATCGAGATCAGCGAGGAACGTCCGGACCTCGCGAAAGTCTCGGTGTGCGGGGTGAAGCGGGCCATCAACATCGGCCTGCTCGCCGACGACCCACCCGAGCCCGGTGAGTGGATCCTCATCCACGTCGGGTTCGCACTGTCCAAAATAGATGAGGAGGAGGCCGCCGCGGCGCTGGAGTTCCTGGAGAGCATCGGGAAGGCGTACGAGGACGAGATGGCCGCCCTGCTCGAGTCCAGAATCGATTAG